Below is a genomic region from Oceanidesulfovibrio indonesiensis.
CTCCAGAAATTCCAGCGCCGTCGAGTAGCGCTTGAGCGGATCGTGGCTGAGCGCGCCGAGNNNNNNNNNNNNNNNNNNNNNNNNNNACTTCGAAAGGCAACTTGCCAGTCAGCATCTCGTAGGCGACCATGCCCATGGAGTAGATGTCCACCTGGAAATCGTACCCATGGCCGAAGGGATCCTTGATAACCTCTGGCGCGATGTAGAGCGGAGTTCCCACGCGCGTCTCGGCATGGTCCGTCTCAGAAACACGTCGGGCCACGCCGAAGTCGCCTATCTTGGCGGAGCCTTCGGCAGTGATGAAGATATTCTCGGGCTTGATG
It encodes:
- a CDS encoding serine/threonine protein kinase codes for the protein SLAEELKKGPIPWRRTIEILSGCLRGLAHIHAKSVIHRDIKPENIFITAEGSAKIGDFGVARRVSETDHAETRVGTPLYIAPEVIKDPFGHGYDFQVDIYSMGMVAYEMLTGKLPFEV